One genomic window of Quercus lobata isolate SW786 chromosome 9, ValleyOak3.0 Primary Assembly, whole genome shotgun sequence includes the following:
- the LOC115959773 gene encoding uncharacterized protein LOC115959773 isoform X4, with protein MEVSAGVAASASTRGPSLSMPPPPPPSSSSSSSAARKEWRAVSEHRNAGDEELERSKLGQLDERTIYEGREPLDVGYCSITVDGGLNDELLPQRLHNLARQREELQRMEIEIKAQLISRSEIVELQTTFDARIKEHANATVKLQEQLREREQAVHELERKMEEKDRELHAIKLDNEAAWAKDDLLREQNKELASFRRERDHSEVERAQHIKQIHDLQEHIQEKERQLIELQDQHRAAQETILYKDEQLREAQAWIARVQEMDVLQSNTNHSLQAELRERTEQYNQLWLGCQRQFAEMERLHMHTIQQLQIELADARERSGTYSDESRISQTNSKDVSQFGQSNGNQLDANGGGGTSGGNSGVLPNGNSDNVSSFASTGNAPTQPDHVPGVPIAPSSLLGMPTYLPPGQMTALHPYVMHQQGVPHSLPSHVTPSHIGHFHSIPAMGSLQQWQNQQAASDGSQISAQNELPPSQTDQNLLRSDANYNYEISVNGQGLRQDYLDVQNSQGAMPDSGISSSTVEAAQVLESIDRGYMVVPQSEQSLQQISSQFRDALRLDTLEQNSENKEQNVLTPTNHGLEGQVFTAEQPASAANTSASDTSSHSINLSETSVNNATGAALSESFVSTGQANTLAVGKTSEPALLDERSLLACIVRTVPAGGRIRISSTLPNRLGKMLAPLHWHDYKRKYGKLDDFVVGHPEFFVIEGDYIQLREGAQEMIAAEAAVAKVAAAAAASSPYSSFLPSVAVTPMAQSHRLKKVPSVDSKSVKTDEPSQFSAVQNQQSNGVYFGLPGGLTNVKILSKSKEPREMNGPENRHVQSTFLTVGNGSNLDRSSLSGTQSVGSANGRANLNFAGKQQGRMTGAAFTSRR; from the exons ATGGAGGTCTCGGCCGGAGTCGCCGCCTCCGCTTCTACGCGCGGTCCGTCTCTCTCGAtgcctcctcctcctcctccgtCGTCGTCCTCGTCGTCTTCTGCGGCTCGCAAGGAGTGGCGCGCCGTCTCGGAGCATCGAAACGCTGGTGATGAG GAGTTGGAGCGTTCGAAGTTAGGGCAATTGGATGAGAGAACTATATATGAG GGAAGAGAGCCACTTGATGTTGGCTACTGTTCAATCACAGTGGATGGTGGCTTAAATGATGAACTTTTACCACAGAGACTTCATAATCTTGCTAGACAAAGAGAAGAGTTGCAACGGATGGAGATTGAAATTAAAGCCCAGCTAATTTCAAGATCTGAGATAGTGGAATTGCAAACCACCTTTGATGCTCGGATCAAAGAGCATGCTAATGCCACTGTGAAGCTTCAA GAGCAACTCCGCGAAAGGGAGCAGGCTGTACATGAGTTGGAAAGGAAGATGGAAGAGAAAGATAGGGAGCTGCATGCAATCAAATTGGACAATGAAGCG GCCTGGGCTAAAGATGACCTTcttagagaacaaaataaagaaCTAGCATCCTTCAG AAGAGAGCGCGATCATTCTGAAGTTGAAAGAGCCCAACATATAAAACAGATACATGATCTTCAAGAACATattcaagaaaaagagagacaacTTATTGAGTTGCAGGATCAG CATAGGGCAGCTCAAGAAACCATTCTTTATAAAGATGAACAGTTGAGGGAAGCCCAAGCTTGGATTGCACGTGTTCAGGAGATGGATGTCTtacaatcaaatacaaaccaTTCATTACAGGCTGAATTGCGAGAACGAACTGAACAATATAACCAGCTGTGGCTTGGTTGTCAAAGACAG TTTGCAGAGATGGAAAGACTTCATATGCATACGATACAACAGCTTCAAATTGAGCTGGCTGATGCACGAGAAAGGAGTGGAACATATAGTGACGAGTCACGTATATCCCAAACAAATTCAAAGGATGTATCTCAGTTTGGACAAAGCAATGGAAACCAGCTAGATGCAAATGGAGGAGGTGGCACATCAGGTGGAAATTCTGGGGTCCTTCCAAATGGGAATTCTGACAATGTCTCATCTTTTGCTTCAACTGGCAATGCGCCAACCCAG CCCGATCATGTTCCTGGTGTTCCAATTGCTCCATCCTCTCTGCTTGGAATGCCTACATACCTTCCACCTGGACAAATGACTGCTTTGCATCCATATGTTATGCATCAACAAGGGGTTCCCCATTCTTTGCCATCACATGTTACTCCATCTCATATTGGGCATTTTCACTCGATACCTGCAATGGGTTCCCTCCAACAGTGGCAGAACCAACAG GCTGCATCAGATGGTTCACAGATATCTGCGCAGAATGAACTTCCACCATCCCAAACTGATCAAAACCTATTGAGATCAGATGCAAACTACAACTATGAAATTTCTGTTAATGGACAAGGTCTACGTCAAGACTATCTGGATGTTCAAAACAGCCAAGGGGCAATGCCTGATTCTGGAATCTCGTCATCCACTGTGGAAGCAGCACAG gTTCTTGAGTCAATTGATAGAGGTTACATGGTTGTCCCCCAATCTGAGCAGAGCCTGCAACAAATTTCTTCTCAATTTCGTGATGCTTTAAGATTGGATACTCTTGAGCAGAACAGTGAAAACAAG GAGCAGAATGTTCTAACGCCAACTAATCATGGGTTAGAAGGCCAAGTTTTCACAGCAGAACAACCAGCTTCTGCTGCCAACACATCAGCATCTGATACTTCAAGCCATTCTATTAATCTCAGTGAAACTTCTGTAAACAATGCCACTGGTGCAGCTTTGTCTGAATCATTTGTTTCAACCGGACAGGCAAATACATTGGCAGTGGGAAAGACTTCAGAGCCTGCTCTTCTTGATGAAAGATCACTGTTGGCTTGCATAGTTCGCACAGTTCCTGCTGGTGGTCGAATTCGAATCAGTTCAACG CTTCCAAACAGGCTGGGCAAGATGCTTGCACCTTTACACTGGCatgattacaaaagaaaatatggaaAGCTTGATGACTTTGTGGTTGGTCACCCTGAA TTTTTTGTGATTGAGGGCGACTATATTCAGCTTCGAGAAGGAGCACAAGAAATGATAGCAGCTGAAGCAGCTGTTGCCAAAGTTGCTGCAGCTGCTGCGGCATCCTCTCCTTACTCCTCTTTTTTGCCTTCTGTGGCTGTTACCCCAATGGCGCAATCTCACCGACTGAAGAAGGTTCCATCTGTTGATTCAAAAAGTGTGAAGACTGATGAGCCATCACAGTTCTCTGCGGTCCAGAATCAGCAATCAAATGGTGTTTATTTTGGTCTTCCTGGAGGTCtcacaaatgttaaaattttgagCAAATCTAAAGAACCTCGAGAAATGAATGGCCCTGAAAATAGGCATGTGCAGTCTACGTTTTTGACAGTTGGGAATGGATCAAATCTTGATAGGTCAAGTTTGAGTGGTACCCAAAGCGTGGGCTCAGCTAATGGGAGAGCTAACTTGAATTTTGCTGGAAAACAGCAGGGAAG GATGACTGGTGCTGCATTTACTTCCAGAAGATA G
- the LOC115959773 gene encoding uncharacterized protein LOC115959773 isoform X3 gives MEVSAGVAASASTRGPSLSMPPPPPPSSSSSSSAARKEWRAVSEHRNAGDEELERSKLGQLDERTIYEQGREPLDVGYCSITVDGGLNDELLPQRLHNLARQREELQRMEIEIKAQLISRSEIVELQTTFDARIKEHANATVKLQEQLREREQAVHELERKMEEKDRELHAIKLDNEAAWAKDDLLREQNKELASFRRERDHSEVERAQHIKQIHDLQEHIQEKERQLIELQDQHRAAQETILYKDEQLREAQAWIARVQEMDVLQSNTNHSLQAELRERTEQYNQLWLGCQRQFAEMERLHMHTIQQLQIELADARERSGTYSDESRISQTNSKDVSQFGQSNGNQLDANGGGGTSGGNSGVLPNGNSDNVSSFASTGNAPTQPDHVPGVPIAPSSLLGMPTYLPPGQMTALHPYVMHQQGVPHSLPSHVTPSHIGHFHSIPAMGSLQQWQNQQAASDGSQISAQNELPPSQTDQNLLRSDANYNYEISVNGQGLRQDYLDVQNSQGAMPDSGISSSTVEAAQVLESIDRGYMVVPQSEQSLQQISSQFRDALRLDTLEQNSENKEQNVLTPTNHGLEGQVFTAEQPASAANTSASDTSSHSINLSETSVNNATGAALSESFVSTGQANTLAVGKTSEPALLDERSLLACIVRTVPAGGRIRISSTLPNRLGKMLAPLHWHDYKRKYGKLDDFVVGHPEFFVIEGDYIQLREGAQEMIAAEAAVAKVAAAAAASSPYSSFLPSVAVTPMAQSHRLKKVPSVDSKSVKTDEPSQFSAVQNQQSNGVYFGLPGGLTNVKILSKSKEPREMNGPENRHVQSTFLTVGNGSNLDRSSLSGTQSVGSANGRANLNFAGKQQGRMTGAAFTSRR, from the exons ATGGAGGTCTCGGCCGGAGTCGCCGCCTCCGCTTCTACGCGCGGTCCGTCTCTCTCGAtgcctcctcctcctcctccgtCGTCGTCCTCGTCGTCTTCTGCGGCTCGCAAGGAGTGGCGCGCCGTCTCGGAGCATCGAAACGCTGGTGATGAG GAGTTGGAGCGTTCGAAGTTAGGGCAATTGGATGAGAGAACTATATATGAG CAGGGAAGAGAGCCACTTGATGTTGGCTACTGTTCAATCACAGTGGATGGTGGCTTAAATGATGAACTTTTACCACAGAGACTTCATAATCTTGCTAGACAAAGAGAAGAGTTGCAACGGATGGAGATTGAAATTAAAGCCCAGCTAATTTCAAGATCTGAGATAGTGGAATTGCAAACCACCTTTGATGCTCGGATCAAAGAGCATGCTAATGCCACTGTGAAGCTTCAA GAGCAACTCCGCGAAAGGGAGCAGGCTGTACATGAGTTGGAAAGGAAGATGGAAGAGAAAGATAGGGAGCTGCATGCAATCAAATTGGACAATGAAGCG GCCTGGGCTAAAGATGACCTTcttagagaacaaaataaagaaCTAGCATCCTTCAG AAGAGAGCGCGATCATTCTGAAGTTGAAAGAGCCCAACATATAAAACAGATACATGATCTTCAAGAACATattcaagaaaaagagagacaacTTATTGAGTTGCAGGATCAG CATAGGGCAGCTCAAGAAACCATTCTTTATAAAGATGAACAGTTGAGGGAAGCCCAAGCTTGGATTGCACGTGTTCAGGAGATGGATGTCTtacaatcaaatacaaaccaTTCATTACAGGCTGAATTGCGAGAACGAACTGAACAATATAACCAGCTGTGGCTTGGTTGTCAAAGACAG TTTGCAGAGATGGAAAGACTTCATATGCATACGATACAACAGCTTCAAATTGAGCTGGCTGATGCACGAGAAAGGAGTGGAACATATAGTGACGAGTCACGTATATCCCAAACAAATTCAAAGGATGTATCTCAGTTTGGACAAAGCAATGGAAACCAGCTAGATGCAAATGGAGGAGGTGGCACATCAGGTGGAAATTCTGGGGTCCTTCCAAATGGGAATTCTGACAATGTCTCATCTTTTGCTTCAACTGGCAATGCGCCAACCCAG CCCGATCATGTTCCTGGTGTTCCAATTGCTCCATCCTCTCTGCTTGGAATGCCTACATACCTTCCACCTGGACAAATGACTGCTTTGCATCCATATGTTATGCATCAACAAGGGGTTCCCCATTCTTTGCCATCACATGTTACTCCATCTCATATTGGGCATTTTCACTCGATACCTGCAATGGGTTCCCTCCAACAGTGGCAGAACCAACAG GCTGCATCAGATGGTTCACAGATATCTGCGCAGAATGAACTTCCACCATCCCAAACTGATCAAAACCTATTGAGATCAGATGCAAACTACAACTATGAAATTTCTGTTAATGGACAAGGTCTACGTCAAGACTATCTGGATGTTCAAAACAGCCAAGGGGCAATGCCTGATTCTGGAATCTCGTCATCCACTGTGGAAGCAGCACAG gTTCTTGAGTCAATTGATAGAGGTTACATGGTTGTCCCCCAATCTGAGCAGAGCCTGCAACAAATTTCTTCTCAATTTCGTGATGCTTTAAGATTGGATACTCTTGAGCAGAACAGTGAAAACAAG GAGCAGAATGTTCTAACGCCAACTAATCATGGGTTAGAAGGCCAAGTTTTCACAGCAGAACAACCAGCTTCTGCTGCCAACACATCAGCATCTGATACTTCAAGCCATTCTATTAATCTCAGTGAAACTTCTGTAAACAATGCCACTGGTGCAGCTTTGTCTGAATCATTTGTTTCAACCGGACAGGCAAATACATTGGCAGTGGGAAAGACTTCAGAGCCTGCTCTTCTTGATGAAAGATCACTGTTGGCTTGCATAGTTCGCACAGTTCCTGCTGGTGGTCGAATTCGAATCAGTTCAACG CTTCCAAACAGGCTGGGCAAGATGCTTGCACCTTTACACTGGCatgattacaaaagaaaatatggaaAGCTTGATGACTTTGTGGTTGGTCACCCTGAA TTTTTTGTGATTGAGGGCGACTATATTCAGCTTCGAGAAGGAGCACAAGAAATGATAGCAGCTGAAGCAGCTGTTGCCAAAGTTGCTGCAGCTGCTGCGGCATCCTCTCCTTACTCCTCTTTTTTGCCTTCTGTGGCTGTTACCCCAATGGCGCAATCTCACCGACTGAAGAAGGTTCCATCTGTTGATTCAAAAAGTGTGAAGACTGATGAGCCATCACAGTTCTCTGCGGTCCAGAATCAGCAATCAAATGGTGTTTATTTTGGTCTTCCTGGAGGTCtcacaaatgttaaaattttgagCAAATCTAAAGAACCTCGAGAAATGAATGGCCCTGAAAATAGGCATGTGCAGTCTACGTTTTTGACAGTTGGGAATGGATCAAATCTTGATAGGTCAAGTTTGAGTGGTACCCAAAGCGTGGGCTCAGCTAATGGGAGAGCTAACTTGAATTTTGCTGGAAAACAGCAGGGAAG GATGACTGGTGCTGCATTTACTTCCAGAAGATA G
- the LOC115959773 gene encoding uncharacterized protein LOC115959773 isoform X1 gives MEVSAGVAASASTRGPSLSMPPPPPPSSSSSSSAARKEWRAVSEHRNAGDEELERSKLGQLDERTIYEVQQGREPLDVGYCSITVDGGLNDELLPQRLHNLARQREELQRMEIEIKAQLISRSEIVELQTTFDARIKEHANATVKLQEQLREREQAVHELERKMEEKDRELHAIKLDNEAAWAKDDLLREQNKELASFRRERDHSEVERAQHIKQIHDLQEHIQEKERQLIELQDQHRAAQETILYKDEQLREAQAWIARVQEMDVLQSNTNHSLQAELRERTEQYNQLWLGCQRQFAEMERLHMHTIQQLQIELADARERSGTYSDESRISQTNSKDVSQFGQSNGNQLDANGGGGTSGGNSGVLPNGNSDNVSSFASTGNAPTQPDHVPGVPIAPSSLLGMPTYLPPGQMTALHPYVMHQQGVPHSLPSHVTPSHIGHFHSIPAMGSLQQWQNQQAASDGSQISAQNELPPSQTDQNLLRSDANYNYEISVNGQGLRQDYLDVQNSQGAMPDSGISSSTVEAAQVLESIDRGYMVVPQSEQSLQQISSQFRDALRLDTLEQNSENKEQNVLTPTNHGLEGQVFTAEQPASAANTSASDTSSHSINLSETSVNNATGAALSESFVSTGQANTLAVGKTSEPALLDERSLLACIVRTVPAGGRIRISSTLPNRLGKMLAPLHWHDYKRKYGKLDDFVVGHPEFFVIEGDYIQLREGAQEMIAAEAAVAKVAAAAAASSPYSSFLPSVAVTPMAQSHRLKKVPSVDSKSVKTDEPSQFSAVQNQQSNGVYFGLPGGLTNVKILSKSKEPREMNGPENRHVQSTFLTVGNGSNLDRSSLSGTQSVGSANGRANLNFAGKQQGRMTGAAFTSRR, from the exons ATGGAGGTCTCGGCCGGAGTCGCCGCCTCCGCTTCTACGCGCGGTCCGTCTCTCTCGAtgcctcctcctcctcctccgtCGTCGTCCTCGTCGTCTTCTGCGGCTCGCAAGGAGTGGCGCGCCGTCTCGGAGCATCGAAACGCTGGTGATGAG GAGTTGGAGCGTTCGAAGTTAGGGCAATTGGATGAGAGAACTATATATGAG GTGCAGCAGGGAAGAGAGCCACTTGATGTTGGCTACTGTTCAATCACAGTGGATGGTGGCTTAAATGATGAACTTTTACCACAGAGACTTCATAATCTTGCTAGACAAAGAGAAGAGTTGCAACGGATGGAGATTGAAATTAAAGCCCAGCTAATTTCAAGATCTGAGATAGTGGAATTGCAAACCACCTTTGATGCTCGGATCAAAGAGCATGCTAATGCCACTGTGAAGCTTCAA GAGCAACTCCGCGAAAGGGAGCAGGCTGTACATGAGTTGGAAAGGAAGATGGAAGAGAAAGATAGGGAGCTGCATGCAATCAAATTGGACAATGAAGCG GCCTGGGCTAAAGATGACCTTcttagagaacaaaataaagaaCTAGCATCCTTCAG AAGAGAGCGCGATCATTCTGAAGTTGAAAGAGCCCAACATATAAAACAGATACATGATCTTCAAGAACATattcaagaaaaagagagacaacTTATTGAGTTGCAGGATCAG CATAGGGCAGCTCAAGAAACCATTCTTTATAAAGATGAACAGTTGAGGGAAGCCCAAGCTTGGATTGCACGTGTTCAGGAGATGGATGTCTtacaatcaaatacaaaccaTTCATTACAGGCTGAATTGCGAGAACGAACTGAACAATATAACCAGCTGTGGCTTGGTTGTCAAAGACAG TTTGCAGAGATGGAAAGACTTCATATGCATACGATACAACAGCTTCAAATTGAGCTGGCTGATGCACGAGAAAGGAGTGGAACATATAGTGACGAGTCACGTATATCCCAAACAAATTCAAAGGATGTATCTCAGTTTGGACAAAGCAATGGAAACCAGCTAGATGCAAATGGAGGAGGTGGCACATCAGGTGGAAATTCTGGGGTCCTTCCAAATGGGAATTCTGACAATGTCTCATCTTTTGCTTCAACTGGCAATGCGCCAACCCAG CCCGATCATGTTCCTGGTGTTCCAATTGCTCCATCCTCTCTGCTTGGAATGCCTACATACCTTCCACCTGGACAAATGACTGCTTTGCATCCATATGTTATGCATCAACAAGGGGTTCCCCATTCTTTGCCATCACATGTTACTCCATCTCATATTGGGCATTTTCACTCGATACCTGCAATGGGTTCCCTCCAACAGTGGCAGAACCAACAG GCTGCATCAGATGGTTCACAGATATCTGCGCAGAATGAACTTCCACCATCCCAAACTGATCAAAACCTATTGAGATCAGATGCAAACTACAACTATGAAATTTCTGTTAATGGACAAGGTCTACGTCAAGACTATCTGGATGTTCAAAACAGCCAAGGGGCAATGCCTGATTCTGGAATCTCGTCATCCACTGTGGAAGCAGCACAG gTTCTTGAGTCAATTGATAGAGGTTACATGGTTGTCCCCCAATCTGAGCAGAGCCTGCAACAAATTTCTTCTCAATTTCGTGATGCTTTAAGATTGGATACTCTTGAGCAGAACAGTGAAAACAAG GAGCAGAATGTTCTAACGCCAACTAATCATGGGTTAGAAGGCCAAGTTTTCACAGCAGAACAACCAGCTTCTGCTGCCAACACATCAGCATCTGATACTTCAAGCCATTCTATTAATCTCAGTGAAACTTCTGTAAACAATGCCACTGGTGCAGCTTTGTCTGAATCATTTGTTTCAACCGGACAGGCAAATACATTGGCAGTGGGAAAGACTTCAGAGCCTGCTCTTCTTGATGAAAGATCACTGTTGGCTTGCATAGTTCGCACAGTTCCTGCTGGTGGTCGAATTCGAATCAGTTCAACG CTTCCAAACAGGCTGGGCAAGATGCTTGCACCTTTACACTGGCatgattacaaaagaaaatatggaaAGCTTGATGACTTTGTGGTTGGTCACCCTGAA TTTTTTGTGATTGAGGGCGACTATATTCAGCTTCGAGAAGGAGCACAAGAAATGATAGCAGCTGAAGCAGCTGTTGCCAAAGTTGCTGCAGCTGCTGCGGCATCCTCTCCTTACTCCTCTTTTTTGCCTTCTGTGGCTGTTACCCCAATGGCGCAATCTCACCGACTGAAGAAGGTTCCATCTGTTGATTCAAAAAGTGTGAAGACTGATGAGCCATCACAGTTCTCTGCGGTCCAGAATCAGCAATCAAATGGTGTTTATTTTGGTCTTCCTGGAGGTCtcacaaatgttaaaattttgagCAAATCTAAAGAACCTCGAGAAATGAATGGCCCTGAAAATAGGCATGTGCAGTCTACGTTTTTGACAGTTGGGAATGGATCAAATCTTGATAGGTCAAGTTTGAGTGGTACCCAAAGCGTGGGCTCAGCTAATGGGAGAGCTAACTTGAATTTTGCTGGAAAACAGCAGGGAAG GATGACTGGTGCTGCATTTACTTCCAGAAGATA G
- the LOC115959773 gene encoding uncharacterized protein LOC115959773 isoform X2, giving the protein MEVSAGVAASASTRGPSLSMPPPPPPSSSSSSSAARKEWRAVSEHRNAGDEELERSKLGQLDERTIYEVQQGREPLDVGYCSITVDGGLNDELLPQRLHNLARQREELQRMEIEIKAQLISRSEIVELQTTFDARIKEHANATVKLQEQLREREQAVHELERKMEEKDRELHAIKLDNEAAWAKDDLLREQNKELASFRERDHSEVERAQHIKQIHDLQEHIQEKERQLIELQDQHRAAQETILYKDEQLREAQAWIARVQEMDVLQSNTNHSLQAELRERTEQYNQLWLGCQRQFAEMERLHMHTIQQLQIELADARERSGTYSDESRISQTNSKDVSQFGQSNGNQLDANGGGGTSGGNSGVLPNGNSDNVSSFASTGNAPTQPDHVPGVPIAPSSLLGMPTYLPPGQMTALHPYVMHQQGVPHSLPSHVTPSHIGHFHSIPAMGSLQQWQNQQAASDGSQISAQNELPPSQTDQNLLRSDANYNYEISVNGQGLRQDYLDVQNSQGAMPDSGISSSTVEAAQVLESIDRGYMVVPQSEQSLQQISSQFRDALRLDTLEQNSENKEQNVLTPTNHGLEGQVFTAEQPASAANTSASDTSSHSINLSETSVNNATGAALSESFVSTGQANTLAVGKTSEPALLDERSLLACIVRTVPAGGRIRISSTLPNRLGKMLAPLHWHDYKRKYGKLDDFVVGHPEFFVIEGDYIQLREGAQEMIAAEAAVAKVAAAAAASSPYSSFLPSVAVTPMAQSHRLKKVPSVDSKSVKTDEPSQFSAVQNQQSNGVYFGLPGGLTNVKILSKSKEPREMNGPENRHVQSTFLTVGNGSNLDRSSLSGTQSVGSANGRANLNFAGKQQGRMTGAAFTSRR; this is encoded by the exons ATGGAGGTCTCGGCCGGAGTCGCCGCCTCCGCTTCTACGCGCGGTCCGTCTCTCTCGAtgcctcctcctcctcctccgtCGTCGTCCTCGTCGTCTTCTGCGGCTCGCAAGGAGTGGCGCGCCGTCTCGGAGCATCGAAACGCTGGTGATGAG GAGTTGGAGCGTTCGAAGTTAGGGCAATTGGATGAGAGAACTATATATGAG GTGCAGCAGGGAAGAGAGCCACTTGATGTTGGCTACTGTTCAATCACAGTGGATGGTGGCTTAAATGATGAACTTTTACCACAGAGACTTCATAATCTTGCTAGACAAAGAGAAGAGTTGCAACGGATGGAGATTGAAATTAAAGCCCAGCTAATTTCAAGATCTGAGATAGTGGAATTGCAAACCACCTTTGATGCTCGGATCAAAGAGCATGCTAATGCCACTGTGAAGCTTCAA GAGCAACTCCGCGAAAGGGAGCAGGCTGTACATGAGTTGGAAAGGAAGATGGAAGAGAAAGATAGGGAGCTGCATGCAATCAAATTGGACAATGAAGCG GCCTGGGCTAAAGATGACCTTcttagagaacaaaataaagaaCTAGCATCCTTCAG AGAGCGCGATCATTCTGAAGTTGAAAGAGCCCAACATATAAAACAGATACATGATCTTCAAGAACATattcaagaaaaagagagacaacTTATTGAGTTGCAGGATCAG CATAGGGCAGCTCAAGAAACCATTCTTTATAAAGATGAACAGTTGAGGGAAGCCCAAGCTTGGATTGCACGTGTTCAGGAGATGGATGTCTtacaatcaaatacaaaccaTTCATTACAGGCTGAATTGCGAGAACGAACTGAACAATATAACCAGCTGTGGCTTGGTTGTCAAAGACAG TTTGCAGAGATGGAAAGACTTCATATGCATACGATACAACAGCTTCAAATTGAGCTGGCTGATGCACGAGAAAGGAGTGGAACATATAGTGACGAGTCACGTATATCCCAAACAAATTCAAAGGATGTATCTCAGTTTGGACAAAGCAATGGAAACCAGCTAGATGCAAATGGAGGAGGTGGCACATCAGGTGGAAATTCTGGGGTCCTTCCAAATGGGAATTCTGACAATGTCTCATCTTTTGCTTCAACTGGCAATGCGCCAACCCAG CCCGATCATGTTCCTGGTGTTCCAATTGCTCCATCCTCTCTGCTTGGAATGCCTACATACCTTCCACCTGGACAAATGACTGCTTTGCATCCATATGTTATGCATCAACAAGGGGTTCCCCATTCTTTGCCATCACATGTTACTCCATCTCATATTGGGCATTTTCACTCGATACCTGCAATGGGTTCCCTCCAACAGTGGCAGAACCAACAG GCTGCATCAGATGGTTCACAGATATCTGCGCAGAATGAACTTCCACCATCCCAAACTGATCAAAACCTATTGAGATCAGATGCAAACTACAACTATGAAATTTCTGTTAATGGACAAGGTCTACGTCAAGACTATCTGGATGTTCAAAACAGCCAAGGGGCAATGCCTGATTCTGGAATCTCGTCATCCACTGTGGAAGCAGCACAG gTTCTTGAGTCAATTGATAGAGGTTACATGGTTGTCCCCCAATCTGAGCAGAGCCTGCAACAAATTTCTTCTCAATTTCGTGATGCTTTAAGATTGGATACTCTTGAGCAGAACAGTGAAAACAAG GAGCAGAATGTTCTAACGCCAACTAATCATGGGTTAGAAGGCCAAGTTTTCACAGCAGAACAACCAGCTTCTGCTGCCAACACATCAGCATCTGATACTTCAAGCCATTCTATTAATCTCAGTGAAACTTCTGTAAACAATGCCACTGGTGCAGCTTTGTCTGAATCATTTGTTTCAACCGGACAGGCAAATACATTGGCAGTGGGAAAGACTTCAGAGCCTGCTCTTCTTGATGAAAGATCACTGTTGGCTTGCATAGTTCGCACAGTTCCTGCTGGTGGTCGAATTCGAATCAGTTCAACG CTTCCAAACAGGCTGGGCAAGATGCTTGCACCTTTACACTGGCatgattacaaaagaaaatatggaaAGCTTGATGACTTTGTGGTTGGTCACCCTGAA TTTTTTGTGATTGAGGGCGACTATATTCAGCTTCGAGAAGGAGCACAAGAAATGATAGCAGCTGAAGCAGCTGTTGCCAAAGTTGCTGCAGCTGCTGCGGCATCCTCTCCTTACTCCTCTTTTTTGCCTTCTGTGGCTGTTACCCCAATGGCGCAATCTCACCGACTGAAGAAGGTTCCATCTGTTGATTCAAAAAGTGTGAAGACTGATGAGCCATCACAGTTCTCTGCGGTCCAGAATCAGCAATCAAATGGTGTTTATTTTGGTCTTCCTGGAGGTCtcacaaatgttaaaattttgagCAAATCTAAAGAACCTCGAGAAATGAATGGCCCTGAAAATAGGCATGTGCAGTCTACGTTTTTGACAGTTGGGAATGGATCAAATCTTGATAGGTCAAGTTTGAGTGGTACCCAAAGCGTGGGCTCAGCTAATGGGAGAGCTAACTTGAATTTTGCTGGAAAACAGCAGGGAAG GATGACTGGTGCTGCATTTACTTCCAGAAGATA G